From Lusitaniella coriacea LEGE 07157, one genomic window encodes:
- a CDS encoding XisI protein, which translates to MAVEQYRQYIQHLLSERAERAARQNNEPEYEVQTVFDTQQDRYQLLHVGWRRNRREFGCLLYVDIRKGKIWIQHDGTERGLANRLVEMGVPNEDIVLAFHEPEVRQYTDFGMG; encoded by the coding sequence ATGGCTGTAGAGCAATATCGCCAATATATTCAACATCTTCTCTCAGAACGCGCAGAGCGCGCAGCACGGCAAAACAACGAACCGGAATACGAAGTTCAAACCGTCTTTGACACGCAGCAAGATCGCTACCAACTGTTACACGTCGGTTGGCGCAGGAATAGACGAGAGTTTGGCTGTCTGCTGTATGTTGACATCAGAAAGGGAAAAATTTGGATTCAGCACGATGGTACAGAGAGGGGTCTTGCTAACCGATTAGTTGAAATGGGCGTTCCCAATGAAGATATCGTCTTGGCGTTCCACGAGCCTGAAGTTCGGCAATATACGGATTTTGGCATGGGTTAA
- a CDS encoding KamA family radical SAM protein, producing the protein MKDSQIFNINELSNYLTSKKVEPELKADIFKGVKSNSMALKLTDHIVRLINWDNLIADPIRKQFLPLGSEYQPSHPQSKVDSLSEEKKQVRPGLIHRYPNKILFLLGTFCPTYCAFCTRSYAVGPNTKTLAKSYLTKSQTGKTDTLIDYLKTNVNINDVVLSGGDLLSVQPLIIDKLLAKLVTIKSLRSVRLATRGLLFDPNLFLPNTPLFEIITRYSEKFKQHNMELSIQCHFNHATEISSESQKAALSLYQSGVTIRNQTVLLDGVNSTIELQKNLIEKLISSGIQPYYVYQMDMVANAEHFRTNLETCISISKNLTGAFAGFQLPRFIVDLPLGGGKRSVYEYEFYDQKYGIYGFKSPIISGEKIYYYCDPLRYLEPHVQKEWHGKISVSELYD; encoded by the coding sequence ATGAAAGATAGTCAAATATTTAATATAAATGAGTTGTCGAATTACTTGACTTCAAAAAAGGTTGAACCTGAATTAAAAGCTGATATCTTCAAAGGAGTTAAAAGTAATTCGATGGCACTTAAGTTAACTGATCATATAGTTAGGCTAATTAATTGGGATAATTTGATCGCAGATCCTATCAGAAAGCAATTTCTTCCATTAGGCTCAGAATACCAGCCATCTCATCCCCAATCGAAAGTTGATTCCCTTTCAGAAGAAAAAAAACAAGTTCGGCCTGGTTTAATTCATAGATATCCTAATAAAATCTTATTTTTGCTAGGAACCTTTTGCCCGACTTATTGCGCTTTTTGTACTCGAAGTTATGCGGTTGGGCCTAATACAAAAACTCTAGCCAAAAGCTATTTAACCAAATCCCAGACAGGAAAAACAGATACTCTAATCGATTATTTGAAGACCAATGTTAACATTAACGATGTTGTTTTATCAGGAGGCGATCTTTTATCTGTACAACCATTAATAATTGATAAACTTCTTGCCAAATTAGTTACCATCAAATCCCTCAGAAGCGTAAGGCTTGCCACGAGGGGGCTTTTGTTCGATCCAAACCTTTTTTTGCCCAATACGCCATTGTTTGAAATAATTACGCGGTATTCTGAGAAGTTCAAACAGCACAATATGGAATTGTCGATTCAATGTCATTTCAACCATGCAACTGAAATTTCGTCTGAATCTCAAAAAGCTGCTCTTTCACTTTATCAGTCAGGAGTGACGATACGAAATCAAACTGTTTTATTAGATGGTGTTAATTCAACGATAGAACTACAAAAAAACCTTATCGAAAAACTCATAAGCTCGGGCATTCAACCTTACTACGTTTACCAGATGGACATGGTTGCTAATGCAGAGCATTTTCGTACAAATTTAGAAACCTGTATCAGCATATCAAAAAACTTGACTGGTGCTTTTGCAGGGTTTCAACTTCCTAGATTTATTGTAGATTTGCCGTTAGGTGGAGGTAAAAGAAGCGTATATGAATACGAATTCTACGATCAAAAATATGGTATCTATGGCTTCAAGTCCCCTATAATATCAGGAGAAAAAATTTATTACTATTGCGATCCTTTGAGATATTTGGAACCCCATGTGCAAAAAGAGTGGCATGGCAAAATATCTGTTTCAGAACTGTATGATTAA
- a CDS encoding GTP cyclohydrolase I, whose protein sequence is MSIDENHPEFNLLRWLSSMIPSQEIVGLEKSLSSKPGRITDAYRELFKSYEIENPQKLITVTEDLKGEFYHGLVSGLEIPFLSFCEHHFLPFFGTVDLVYEPGEYIIGIGKLSRLVDYRTKRFNIQERIAEELCSDLMKFALAKGAFARVKAQHLCLCHRGPKKYSSFNTVCYWSGSLLEASKKQEIDLIFRQ, encoded by the coding sequence ATGAGTATTGACGAAAATCATCCCGAGTTTAATTTATTGCGATGGCTGTCATCTATGATACCAAGTCAAGAGATAGTTGGTTTGGAAAAATCTCTGAGTAGTAAACCAGGTAGGATAACGGATGCTTATAGAGAGTTATTTAAAAGCTATGAGATAGAAAATCCTCAAAAATTAATAACAGTAACAGAAGATTTAAAAGGTGAATTTTATCATGGTCTTGTAAGCGGATTAGAAATTCCATTTTTGTCATTTTGCGAACATCATTTTTTGCCATTTTTCGGTACAGTCGATCTTGTGTACGAACCAGGAGAATACATAATCGGAATTGGAAAGTTGTCTAGACTGGTTGACTACAGAACAAAAAGATTTAATATTCAGGAACGAATCGCAGAGGAACTATGCAGTGACTTAATGAAATTCGCTTTAGCCAAAGGAGCTTTTGCTAGAGTTAAAGCCCAGCATTTATGTCTGTGCCATCGCGGTCCGAAAAAGTACAGTTCGTTCAATACTGTCTGTTACTGGAGCGGTTCTCTTTTAGAAGCTTCTAAAAAGCAGGAAATCGATTTAATTTTTAGACAATAG
- a CDS encoding D-alanine--D-alanine ligase family protein has translation MKIRLVYNLRSKYPGKKDDDPPDVDADWDIPETIFYLKKSLEKVGFDVIDICCDRDIATKLADSNSLVFNICEMIGGAYREAIVPSLCEILNIPYVFSAPDVMVKTLDKNICNLLVQQLKQNVPDWLYVKSQEDTEHFAFLNNYPYIVKPAFEGSGMGISNESVLSNHKDLVERVNYVMSAYKQPVLVQQYINGLELTVGVLGEGKKIEVLAPVEINLPSSKVYGYEQKENSNTQAIYSQSSDESINMEIKTASKIIYQSLGCRDAARIDFRFDTAKKKLYFLEINPLPHLHPDIGDFCRSAYGVGYSYNQLIEKICNYAVRRSALNN, from the coding sequence GTGAAAATACGGTTGGTGTACAATTTGAGAAGTAAATATCCAGGCAAAAAAGACGACGATCCTCCCGATGTTGATGCAGACTGGGATATTCCCGAGACGATTTTTTATCTAAAAAAATCTTTGGAGAAAGTTGGGTTTGATGTTATAGATATCTGTTGCGATCGCGACATAGCGACAAAATTAGCAGATTCAAATTCCCTTGTCTTCAATATTTGCGAAATGATTGGAGGAGCTTATAGAGAAGCGATCGTTCCGTCTCTATGCGAAATATTAAACATCCCTTATGTGTTTTCTGCTCCTGATGTAATGGTGAAAACATTAGACAAAAACATTTGTAATCTGCTGGTGCAACAATTAAAACAGAATGTACCAGATTGGCTCTATGTAAAAAGTCAAGAAGACACAGAGCATTTTGCATTTTTAAATAACTATCCCTATATTGTTAAACCCGCTTTTGAAGGCAGTGGTATGGGAATTTCAAATGAATCTGTTTTATCTAACCACAAAGATTTAGTCGAGCGAGTCAATTACGTTATGTCTGCCTACAAGCAGCCTGTTTTAGTTCAGCAGTACATTAATGGACTGGAGCTAACGGTTGGTGTTTTGGGGGAGGGAAAAAAAATTGAAGTATTAGCTCCAGTTGAAATTAATTTGCCCTCTAGCAAAGTTTACGGATACGAGCAAAAAGAAAATTCAAATACGCAAGCAATATATTCTCAAAGCAGCGATGAATCAATTAACATGGAGATTAAAACTGCCTCGAAGATAATATATCAATCTTTGGGATGTAGAGATGCAGCCAGAATTGATTTTCGCTTTGACACTGCCAAGAAAAAATTGTATTTTCTGGAAATAAATCCTCTGCCCCATTTGCATCCCGATATTGGAGATTTTTGTCGCTCTGCTTATGGTGTGGGTTATTCTTATAACCAATTGATTGAGAAAATATGCAATTATGCAGTACGACGAAGTGCATTAAACAACTAA
- a CDS encoding amidinotransferase, translating into MSSQTEWDFLEEVIVGRVEGAMFPSWDRILRNTIPKNALPEYESQFSSKGKLIPEHIVEKANVALENFIALLQSEGVKVRRPNLFDFEKPFSTPLWQVQSGVSCANPRDIFLVINDCIIECPMADRGRYFEVFPYREILKELSENGWNWVSAPKPTLDDELYSVDLSDQYAYSITEFEPTFDGADFVRCGKDIIGQISHVTNGFGIKWLQNFLGAGYKIHVIASKCPEALHIDTTIAPLAKGKLLVNPEFIDFNSLPKFFYDWEIIEAPKPDSFITEIGGYRVVSDWMSINVLSLDNKRVIVEEKQKSLIKTLKDRGFEPIPCAFEDYYIFGGSFHCATLDICRKPNY; encoded by the coding sequence ATGAGTAGTCAAACAGAATGGGATTTTTTAGAAGAAGTAATAGTCGGTCGGGTAGAGGGAGCCATGTTTCCCAGTTGGGATAGAATTTTAAGAAATACAATACCCAAGAATGCCCTCCCAGAATATGAGTCCCAGTTTTCAAGTAAAGGAAAACTAATTCCCGAGCATATTGTCGAAAAAGCAAACGTGGCACTTGAAAATTTTATAGCTTTACTTCAGTCAGAAGGGGTTAAAGTTAGACGACCAAATCTCTTCGACTTTGAAAAACCTTTTTCTACTCCCCTATGGCAAGTACAATCTGGGGTTTCTTGTGCCAATCCCAGAGATATTTTTCTGGTAATAAACGATTGCATAATTGAGTGTCCAATGGCTGACAGAGGAAGATATTTCGAGGTATTTCCATATAGAGAAATACTCAAAGAGCTTTCTGAAAATGGGTGGAATTGGGTATCTGCACCAAAACCGACGCTTGATGACGAATTGTATTCAGTTGATTTATCTGACCAATATGCCTACTCTATTACAGAGTTTGAACCAACCTTCGATGGTGCAGATTTTGTACGTTGTGGAAAAGACATTATCGGGCAAATTAGTCATGTAACAAATGGCTTTGGTATTAAATGGCTTCAGAATTTTTTGGGTGCTGGATACAAAATTCATGTCATAGCATCAAAATGTCCTGAAGCTTTACATATAGATACAACGATTGCTCCACTTGCTAAAGGTAAGTTGCTAGTAAATCCTGAATTTATCGATTTCAATTCTCTGCCAAAATTTTTCTATGATTGGGAAATCATTGAAGCCCCTAAACCAGATTCTTTCATCACTGAAATAGGAGGGTATCGAGTAGTTAGTGATTGGATGAGTATTAATGTTTTGAGTCTTGATAATAAAAGGGTGATAGTTGAGGAAAAACAAAAGTCATTGATTAAGACTTTAAAAGATAGAGGGTTTGAGCCAATACCGTGTGCTTTTGAGGATTATTACATTTTTGGCGGCTCATTTCATTGTGCAACATTAGATATTTGTAGAAAACCTAACTATTAG
- a CDS encoding methyltransferase produces the protein MNKYISLVEKYLDANKSLDKVYTFEYEEKIFIGMNTVFSPFVFEDTYFFAKHLPSKPNDEFLEIGCGTGLISILKALDGLNVTATDINKDAISNTRINAILHSVEHQVSVLYSDVFDSIIRNHLFDIIFWNPPFIFTPFSPNTFLEKSVFDLGYSSITKFLNHFADYLSPKGRAFLGFSSTSGDLKHLSNICNERKITLNLLAKNFLEGNAFEEPFSLELYELCLS, from the coding sequence ATGAACAAGTACATTTCTTTAGTGGAAAAATATTTAGATGCGAACAAATCTTTGGATAAAGTTTACACATTCGAGTATGAAGAAAAAATTTTCATCGGGATGAACACTGTATTTTCTCCATTTGTGTTTGAAGATACCTACTTCTTCGCCAAACACCTTCCCTCTAAGCCTAATGACGAGTTTCTCGAAATTGGATGCGGAACTGGATTGATATCAATTCTCAAAGCACTAGATGGGTTAAACGTTACTGCAACTGACATTAATAAAGACGCTATTTCTAATACAAGAATAAACGCTATTTTGCATTCTGTGGAACATCAAGTTTCTGTACTTTATTCTGACGTTTTTGACTCAATAATCAGAAATCATCTATTTGATATTATTTTCTGGAATCCCCCATTTATTTTTACCCCTTTTAGCCCAAATACATTTTTAGAAAAAAGTGTTTTCGATTTGGGCTACTCAAGTATCACAAAATTCTTGAATCATTTTGCCGATTACTTAAGTCCTAAAGGGCGAGCTTTTTTAGGCTTTTCTTCTACAAGTGGCGATTTGAAACACTTATCTAATATTTGTAATGAAAGAAAAATAACTTTAAATTTACTTGCCAAAAATTTTCTAGAGGGAAACGCCTTTGAGGAACCATTCAGCTTAGAACTATATGAATTATGCTTGTCTTGA
- a CDS encoding methyltransferase domain-containing protein, translated as MFDKESHPLTKLSFLKQRERWKTEDIHVNDFQLEIAGHPVMETWEEPYMKKLAEIATTNGGRVLEVGFGLGIAASYIQENSIKEHHIIEANNQVFERMKSFAKFAKYRTILHSGFWEEISSNFEDEFFDGILFDTYPIIFEELHTARFSFFSEAYRLLKVGGVFTHYSGELEFTDEYVECLCQARFKKFSSQSVLVNPPRDCLYWRSNRIMAPVIIKT; from the coding sequence ATGTTTGATAAAGAATCTCATCCTTTAACAAAGTTGTCTTTTTTGAAGCAGCGAGAAAGGTGGAAAACAGAAGATATTCATGTAAATGACTTTCAGCTAGAAATAGCTGGTCATCCTGTAATGGAAACTTGGGAAGAGCCTTACATGAAAAAGCTGGCCGAAATTGCGACCACGAATGGGGGAAGAGTCCTAGAGGTGGGTTTCGGCTTAGGCATTGCAGCGTCGTACATTCAAGAGAACTCAATAAAAGAACACCATATTATTGAGGCTAATAACCAAGTTTTTGAACGGATGAAGTCTTTTGCTAAATTTGCCAAGTACCGCACGATTTTGCACTCAGGTTTCTGGGAGGAAATTTCAAGTAATTTTGAGGACGAATTTTTCGATGGAATTTTATTTGACACTTACCCCATTATATTTGAGGAGTTGCATACTGCAAGATTTTCTTTTTTTTCAGAAGCATATAGATTGTTGAAAGTAGGAGGTGTCTTTACTCATTACTCTGGAGAATTAGAATTTACAGATGAGTATGTCGAATGCCTTTGCCAAGCCAGATTCAAAAAGTTTTCTAGTCAGTCTGTTCTTGTCAATCCTCCAAGGGATTGCTTATATTGGCGTAGCAATCGAATAATGGCACCGGTCATTATTAAGACTTAG